In Roseibium algicola, the DNA window CGATTGGCTGAGCGAAGGCAAGATCGATCTTGCCGTGCTTTACAGCCGTTCCAAGGATGCACGTATCCGGTCTGAATTATTGCTTGAAGAAGAGCTTGTGGTTCTGTGGCCCGCCGATGCCGAACGTCCGCTGGAAATGAACATTGAGGCACTCGACAACGTGCCAATGGTGCTGCCGAGCGGAGCACACGGCTTGCGGGTGCTGATTGACAGGACGTTCCAGGCGCTGGGCTTTGCACCCGAAATCGCGATGGAAATCGACTCCTTCAACAATATCAAACGCCTGGTGGCAGCCGGGTTTGGCCCGTCGATCCTGCCGCTTTACGCGGTGACTGAGGAAGTGGCAGCAGGTTCCCTTTGTGTCAGCCGCATTGCCGCGCCGGGGCTCTGGCGCGGGGCTCATCTGATGTCGCCGGGTGGACGACCGGTGACGCGGGCGCTGGAAGCGGTGCACGCTTTGCTGCGCGAGGTTATCCTGGATCTGCGCGACAAGGGGGCCTGGGCCGCTTCCCGGCCACCGCAGGTTTCCGGCACCGAGACTGTCTCCTGAGGGGAACAAAACCCGGAGCTCTGTCGTTTTCCCGATACTGCCCTATGCTGCCTGAGCAAGCAGCCTGTCCATGTGTGCAAGGCTTCCCGCTATTTCTGGAGAACCGATTGACGATGATCGACGCTGTCCTGCTGACCTCGCCCCGTATTTCCACCTTTGATGACCAGACCTATCTCACGAACGCCAGCAGCTTTTTCTTTGCGCGTGATGAGCGCCTGTTTCTCGTTACCAGCCGGCATGTCATGGTGGATGAGCCAAGCGGGCATCATCCCTCCCGTATCGAAATCGAACTCCACAACGACCCTGAAAACCTGGCCGACTCCATCGCTTTTTCGATTCCGCTTTTCCGGGATGGCAAAAGCCTCTGGCGTCAGGGAGAGGATACGGCAGGCGATATCGACGTTGCCGTGATCGAGATTGACCGGGCGGCGCTACCTGAAAATATCGTCTATCGGGCCTTCGGGCCGGAACACCTGAGTGACCCGCAAGAGCATGTCGAGATCGGATCATCCATTCTGGTTGTCGGTTTCCCGCTCGGGTTTCATGACACGCTCCATCACATGCCGGTGGTCCGCCACGCGGTCGTGGCTTCCTCCTTCGGCTTTCGGTTTCAGGGCATGGGCTATTTCCTGACCGATGCCCGCACGCATCGCGGCACAAGTGGGGCTCCGGTGGTCATGCGCAATACGGCAGACACCGCAAGCGAACTGCCGTGGAAACTGCTTGGCGTTCACTCTGCCCGCCTCGATGTCGGCACGCGCGATCTCGTGCTGGATGAGGCGCTAGGCCTCAATTGCGCCTGGTATGCGGACATTCTGATGACGCTTACGGAGGGGTGACCCACCGTCAAAGGCAAACTTCAGCCCTGTAGCGTCAGGCGGGTTTGAACCTGTAGTGGCCGGTGATTTCGAAATCGAACAACCGGTCTTCCAGCTGCGTTCCAGCACCAATGTTGTGGACCACCATTGGTCGTTCGCTGTCTGCGGAGGCACGGTGACTGACAATCGCCATGTGCGGCAGGTTGCCAGGCAGCATCTGGGAAACGACGTCGCCGGGCTGATAGTCTTTGGCGTTTGCAGTGACCGGAAGAGCTGCGCCTTTTCGTCTGAAAAAGGTCTGCAGGTTTGGCACTCGCCGGTGGTCGATGTTCCTGTCCGGGCGTTTGAGACCCCAGATCTTTGGATAGGACGAAAAGTCCGACTTCATGTCCGCATTGACGGCCGACTGAAGATCGTAGCCGAAAGCGTCGCGGTAGGCTCTGACGACCACATCGGTGCATACACCGCGTTCGCGCGGCAGGTCGCCATTGGGAAACGGGAGCGAGACATAGGCTGGATCGTAGACCACCGTAACGCCGATCTGGCTTTCTGCCGCCTCAATCAGCTGTCCCGCCCACGGATTGGGCAAAGCAAAACTTTTTGACGTTGCTTCAGTGGGCGGCGTGGACGGTCCGGCAAGTGCCTTGCTGACGAGCTGCAACCCGGTTTGCAGCCGATAAGCGGGGAGGGTGTGTGCCGCGTAGGCGCCTCCTGCTGCCAGAAGTCCGGTTCCGAACAGGAATGTACGCCGCTTCATGTGAGAGCTCCCATAGATCTGAAGCCGGAATACTGGCGGAGTGGGACCGGAATGGGGCGAGGCGACATTTGACCGATTTTCCCGTTGGGTAAACCAATACGCGTGTCGTTGCGGAAGTCGGTCAATTGCACGTTTTTTGTTCTCGAAAATTTAATCTGATGAGTCTTTACTGCAGCAAAAGGCGGTAAATGTTGACGAAATTTGGGGAAATACTGCTGAAAACGGCAATGATTGTCTTTTTGTCCTGGCTGGCGACGCCTGCCCAGGCCGAGCAGGCATCCCTGTCCTATGATCAGTTCTTTCTGCGTCACAGCGCAACCATGATTCTGATCGATCCGGATACCGGAAGCATTCTTGATGCCAACAATGCCGCGGCAGACTTCTACGGGTTCGACCGGGATACGCTGCGCCGCATGTCCATTCAGAACATCAATCAGCTGACGGCCGAGCAGGTTGAAGCCGAACGTCAACTTGCCAAGGCTGAACACCGAAATTTCTTTATCTTCCGCCACAAGCTGGCAGATGGCACCGTTCGAAGCGTAGAAGTTCATTCAACTCCGGTGGACTACGACGGCAGGAAGGCTTTGCTTTCCGTGGTGCACGATATTTCCGACGACCGGCAGCGGGAACAAGAACTGTGGCACTACAAGAACCGCCTGGAGGAAATGGTCGACAGCAAGAGCGCGGAACTTTCCTCTGCCTATAACGCCCGGAACCAGTGGATGCTGGGCCTGGTGGGTACGCTTGGACTGTCACTTGTCGTCGTCAGTTTTCTGCTGCTTGAAAGACACACCGCGCACAAGCGGCTGCGATCCTCGGAGCAGCGTTTGCGAGAGATCATCTTCGGCACCAACGTCGGGACCTGGGAATGCAACGTTCAGACCGGGGAGGTGGTCTACAACGAACGCTGGGCTGAAATTCTCGGCTATTCGCTGGCCGAGTTGCAGCCGCTCAGCCGACAGACCTGGTACCGGTTGACCCATCCGGACGATGTGGAAAAATCTGAGCAGAAGCTGGCAGAGGTGTTTTCCGGAGCAAGGGAAGCCTACGACAACGAAATTCGCATGCGCCACAAGGAGGGCAGGTGGGTCTGGGTTCTCGACAGGGGACGTGTGGTCGAATGGACGAAAGACGGCAAGCCTTTGCGCATGTCCGGCACCCATTCGGATATTACCCGTCTGAAGAAGACGGAAGAAGCTGTCAGGCGGCTAGCGATGACCGACCATCTGACAGGCCTTTCGAACCGGGCACATTTCAGCCAGAGCCTTGCGGAAAACGTCGCCATTGCAGACCGGGATAACCGCAAGTTTGCGCTGATGATGCTGGACCTTGATACCTTCAAGCCGGTCAACGACAGCCACGGGCATCCGGTGGGTGACGCGCTGCTCCAGGCCGTTGCCTCCACCATCAAGCGCTGCACGCGCGAAGGGGATGTCGTGACCCGGATCGGCGGGGATGAGTTTGCCGTGATCATCGGCGATTATGCGGAAGAGAAGGATGTTCTGGCCTGTGCCACCCGCATTTACCGGGAGGTCTCGCGGCCGATGGAAATCAAGGGCAAGGATATCAACATCAGCATCAGCATCGGGGTGTCATTCTATCCCGATGATGCAGATGATGCCAAATCGCTGATCACCCACGCGGATCAGGCCATGTATGAAGCCAAGAAGAGCGGGTCGAACGTCCTGACGTATGAAGCCTACAGGATGCGGGTGGCGAGCTAGCTGCGGTGAAAGTGAACGACATTCCTATGGCCTGCCTTCTCGCTCAGCCCTGCTCCTTGTCTAGACCCAGCGTGCCAGTTCCTCTTCGTAGGGTGAGATATCGCCGAACTTCGCCGTGACCCAGGCCGGATTGTAGTAGGTATCGAGATAGCGCTGACCGCTGTCGCACATCAGCGTGACGATCGAGCCTGTCTCGCCTTTGTCGATCATCTGGCCGGCGATTTGCAGCGCCCCCCACAGATTTGTGCCGGTGGAAGCGCCCGCCTTGCGGCCGATCAGTTTCTCCAGCCACAGGATCGTTGCAATGCTTGCGGCATCGGGCACCTTGATCATGTCGTCGATGACGTCCGGCAGAAACGAGTGTTCCACCTTTGGCCGGCCAATGCCTTCGATCCGGCTTGAGCAGTTTTCGGTGAGAGCGTGGTTCCCGGTACGGTAGGCATCATAGAAGACCGAGTTTTCCGGATCGACCACGGTCAGGCCGGTGTCGTAGCCCCGGTAGCGGATAAACCGGCCAAGCGTTGCGGACGTGCCACCCGTGCCGGCGCTCATCACCAGCATCTTCGGCACAGGATGTGGCTCGAATTCCATCTGGTTGAAGATGCTTTCGGCAATGTTGTTGTTCCCGCGCCAGTCGGTTGCCCGCTCCGCATAAGTGAACTGGTCCATGAAATGCCCGCCGAGCTGTTCGGCAAGGTCCACCGCCGCGCCGTGCATCTCGGGCGCTGATCCGACGAAATGCGGTTCACCGCCGTAGAGCCGGATTTGCTCGATCTTGCTGTGGGCGGTGCTTTGCGGCACCACGGCAATGAATGGCACGCCGATCATTTGCGCGAAATAAGCTTCCGAAACGGCCGTGCTGCCCGACGAGGCTTCGATCACCGGTGTGCCTTCGCGGATCCTGCCGTTGCACAGCGCATATAGAAACAGCGACCGGGCGAGACGGTGCTTCAGGCTGCCGGTCGGGTGGGTGCTTTCATCCTTCAGATAGATATCGACACCGGCGCAACTGAGGCCATGCAGCTTGAACAGATGCGTGTCGGCGGACCGATGCGCATCCGCGTTAATCCTGGCGACAGCATCTCGCACCCATTTGTCCATCGCAGTTCTCCCGGCAGTTGTTGCCCAAGAGTGGCGCTAAAGCGGAATGCCCGCAATATGGGCGATGAGTTCCAGGCTGTTGCGGGCGCTGAATTTCTTCATCAGCCGAGCCCGGTGGACCTCGACCGTGCGCGGTGACAGCCCGAGAAGGCGGGCGATTTCCTTGGTTGTATTTCCTTCGGCCAGCAGTTTGGCCACCTGGCGTTCCCGCAGGCTCATTTCAGCCAGTGGCCGGTCTTCGGAAATGTCGGCAAAGCTCCAGACCGCCCGTGCGAACGGGGCGTCAAGGTTGAGAGACTGGCCACGCACGCGGCACCAGAACAGATCTCCGGATTTGCGACGCATGATGCGTTCATCCCGGTAGCGACCACTGCCTTTCATCCGTTCCAGTCCGATCTTGCCGATGCGGAGAAACTCTTCCGAAGAGGGATAAAGGACAGACAGCGAGGCCCCGGAAAGTTCCTCCGGTTCAAAGCCGAACATATCGGCAAGACGCGCATTGCAGCATCGGATCTGCCGCTCTTCCGTCAAGGCCAGGCCGACGGGCGCATTGTCGAAAGCAAGCGCTGCGAAGTCGTCCATGGGCTCCCCATTACGTGTTTTGACGGAATTTTCGCTCTAAGGGTCTGAAGAGTATCAGATAGCTGTCCCGCACGGCCGTTTTTCTGGAAACCACATCTGGTCCGGAAGAACCAGCGAGCCGAAGGGATGAGGGAGGTGCCGGGAGGAGACTGGCTGGGGTGTGTCCGGAGGACGGCATGCCCGGTCGGTCATTCTTGTCCTGACGAGCGAGCCTTGCTCGCGTCTCGAAGGATGGGCTGCTTGTCCGCAATATGCCGCCCGTCCTCCGAGACAGCGCTCGGCGCTTCCTCAGGATGAGATAAGCGGGATGGCGGACCAACGCGGTCGCACTGCACCAGACGGCGTATCGGGGGAGAAAAACAGGATGAATCCGGCGGAATGGTTATACCGGAGCGCGGCGAGAAACCCGCAGAGCCCGGCGCTGCTGCAGGGGACCGAGCGCAAGGCAAACTATCTGGAGTTTGCTCGTAGTGCCGGGGCCATAAGCGCTGCGCTTGCCGGCTACGGCATCGGCAAGGGAGACAGGGTCGCACTGTTCGCCGCAAATTCCACGCGCTATCTGGAAGCGCTTTACGGCATCTGGTGGCGTGGCGGCGCAGCCGTGCCGATAAACGCCAAGCTGCACGAAAAGGAAGCCGCCTGGATGGTGGAGAATTCCGGTGCAGAATTTGTCTTTGCCGACAGAAAGACCGCCGAACTTCTGGCGCCATATCTGCCGGAGGGTGTGCGTCTTGTCTCGCTCGACAGTCCTGAATTCGGCGCCATGTGCCAGGCAGCACCGCACACCACGCCGGAAGCTCTGGATCCTGCAGATCTTGCCTGGCTTTTCTATACCTCCGGCACCACCGGCAGGCCCAAGGGCGTGATGCTGACTTGCGGCAATCTTGCTTCGATGGCGCTGAGCTACTTTGTCGATGTCGATGACGTCAAGCCGCAGGATGCGATCCTCTATGCCGCGCCGATGAGCCATGGTGCCGGGCTCTACAATTTCATGCACGTGATGAAAGGGGCGCGTCACGTGGTACCGGTCAGCGGCGGGTTTGACGCTGCCGAAATCCTGCAGATCGCGCCTGTGATCGGCTCCATCTCCATGTTTGCCGCGCCCACCATGGTCCGCCGCCTGGTGGATGTCGCCAAGGCTTCGGGGGGCACTGGCCGGGGGCTGCGGACCATCGTCTATGCCGGCGGGCCTATGTATGAGGCGGATATTCTGGAAGCGGTTGAAGTGATGGGCGCACGGTTCGTGCAGATCTACGGTCAGGGCGAATGCCCGATGGGCATCACCGCACTGCCGCGCGCCGAAGTTTGTGACCGCACCCATCCACGTTGGCGCGAGAGGCTGAATTCCGTCGGCACGGCCCAGTCTGTCGTGCGGGTCGCGATCGTCGACGGCGAAGGCCGGGAGCTGCCCCGCGGCGAAGTCGGGGAAATTGCCGTGCACGGAGATACGGTGATGAAGGGCTACTGGCAAAACGAGGAGGCAACAGCCCAGACCATCCGTGACGGCTGGCTGTGGACCGGAGACGTTGGTCGCATGGATGAGGACGGCTACGTCACGCTGCAGGACCGGTCCAAGGACGTCATCATTTCCGGTGGCTCCAATATCTACCCGCGCGAAGTCGAAGAGGTGCTGCTGACACACCCGGCTGTGCATGAGGTGGCAGTCGTTGGCCGGCAGGACCAGGAGTGGGGAGAGATCGTTGTCGCCTTTGTTGCCTGTCACCCGGGCCAGAGCGTGAGCGAGGCTGAGCTCGACAAGCTCTGTCTGAACCGGATCGCCCGGTTCAAGCGGCCGAAACACTATCATTTCCCGGCTGCCCTGCCGAAAAACAACTACGGCAAGATCCTCAAAACGGACCTGAGACAACAGCTCGAAGCGGAGGAAACGGCATGACAGATCTCACCGGAAAAACAGCTCTCGTCACAGGGTCCGTTCAGGGGATCGGCCTGGCGATTGCCAAGGCACTGGCGGGGGCAGGGGCACGCGTTG includes these proteins:
- a CDS encoding sensor domain-containing diguanylate cyclase; the encoded protein is MLTKFGEILLKTAMIVFLSWLATPAQAEQASLSYDQFFLRHSATMILIDPDTGSILDANNAAADFYGFDRDTLRRMSIQNINQLTAEQVEAERQLAKAEHRNFFIFRHKLADGTVRSVEVHSTPVDYDGRKALLSVVHDISDDRQREQELWHYKNRLEEMVDSKSAELSSAYNARNQWMLGLVGTLGLSLVVVSFLLLERHTAHKRLRSSEQRLREIIFGTNVGTWECNVQTGEVVYNERWAEILGYSLAELQPLSRQTWYRLTHPDDVEKSEQKLAEVFSGAREAYDNEIRMRHKEGRWVWVLDRGRVVEWTKDGKPLRMSGTHSDITRLKKTEEAVRRLAMTDHLTGLSNRAHFSQSLAENVAIADRDNRKFALMMLDLDTFKPVNDSHGHPVGDALLQAVASTIKRCTREGDVVTRIGGDEFAVIIGDYAEEKDVLACATRIYREVSRPMEIKGKDINISISIGVSFYPDDADDAKSLITHADQAMYEAKKSGSNVLTYEAYRMRVAS
- a CDS encoding S1 family peptidase, encoding MIDAVLLTSPRISTFDDQTYLTNASSFFFARDERLFLVTSRHVMVDEPSGHHPSRIEIELHNDPENLADSIAFSIPLFRDGKSLWRQGEDTAGDIDVAVIEIDRAALPENIVYRAFGPEHLSDPQEHVEIGSSILVVGFPLGFHDTLHHMPVVRHAVVASSFGFRFQGMGYFLTDARTHRGTSGAPVVMRNTADTASELPWKLLGVHSARLDVGTRDLVLDEALGLNCAWYADILMTLTEG
- a CDS encoding class I adenylate-forming enzyme family protein, with protein sequence MNPAEWLYRSAARNPQSPALLQGTERKANYLEFARSAGAISAALAGYGIGKGDRVALFAANSTRYLEALYGIWWRGGAAVPINAKLHEKEAAWMVENSGAEFVFADRKTAELLAPYLPEGVRLVSLDSPEFGAMCQAAPHTTPEALDPADLAWLFYTSGTTGRPKGVMLTCGNLASMALSYFVDVDDVKPQDAILYAAPMSHGAGLYNFMHVMKGARHVVPVSGGFDAAEILQIAPVIGSISMFAAPTMVRRLVDVAKASGGTGRGLRTIVYAGGPMYEADILEAVEVMGARFVQIYGQGECPMGITALPRAEVCDRTHPRWRERLNSVGTAQSVVRVAIVDGEGRELPRGEVGEIAVHGDTVMKGYWQNEEATAQTIRDGWLWTGDVGRMDEDGYVTLQDRSKDVIISGGSNIYPREVEEVLLTHPAVHEVAVVGRQDQEWGEIVVAFVACHPGQSVSEAELDKLCLNRIARFKRPKHYHFPAALPKNNYGKILKTDLRQQLEAEETA
- a CDS encoding LysR family transcriptional regulator → MDIRQLRYFLEIVAQGSLTRAAESLHVAQPALSLHLKNMEEQLGTRLLTRSRSGVTPTEAGDLLLQRARAILEDLARTEDDIRNLETDPSGIVRIGLPGTISAMVSLPLILAARERFPRITLNITEAMSGFVGDWLSEGKIDLAVLYSRSKDARIRSELLLEEELVVLWPADAERPLEMNIEALDNVPMVLPSGAHGLRVLIDRTFQALGFAPEIAMEIDSFNNIKRLVAAGFGPSILPLYAVTEEVAAGSLCVSRIAAPGLWRGAHLMSPGGRPVTRALEAVHALLREVILDLRDKGAWAASRPPQVSGTETVS
- a CDS encoding helix-turn-helix domain-containing protein, whose protein sequence is MDDFAALAFDNAPVGLALTEERQIRCCNARLADMFGFEPEELSGASLSVLYPSSEEFLRIGKIGLERMKGSGRYRDERIMRRKSGDLFWCRVRGQSLNLDAPFARAVWSFADISEDRPLAEMSLRERQVAKLLAEGNTTKEIARLLGLSPRTVEVHRARLMKKFSARNSLELIAHIAGIPL
- a CDS encoding PLP-dependent cysteine synthase family protein, with the protein product MDKWVRDAVARINADAHRSADTHLFKLHGLSCAGVDIYLKDESTHPTGSLKHRLARSLFLYALCNGRIREGTPVIEASSGSTAVSEAYFAQMIGVPFIAVVPQSTAHSKIEQIRLYGGEPHFVGSAPEMHGAAVDLAEQLGGHFMDQFTYAERATDWRGNNNIAESIFNQMEFEPHPVPKMLVMSAGTGGTSATLGRFIRYRGYDTGLTVVDPENSVFYDAYRTGNHALTENCSSRIEGIGRPKVEHSFLPDVIDDMIKVPDAASIATILWLEKLIGRKAGASTGTNLWGALQIAGQMIDKGETGSIVTLMCDSGQRYLDTYYNPAWVTAKFGDISPYEEELARWV
- a CDS encoding DUF1287 domain-containing protein, with the protein product MKRRTFLFGTGLLAAGGAYAAHTLPAYRLQTGLQLVSKALAGPSTPPTEATSKSFALPNPWAGQLIEAAESQIGVTVVYDPAYVSLPFPNGDLPRERGVCTDVVVRAYRDAFGYDLQSAVNADMKSDFSSYPKIWGLKRPDRNIDHRRVPNLQTFFRRKGAALPVTANAKDYQPGDVVSQMLPGNLPHMAIVSHRASADSERPMVVHNIGAGTQLEDRLFDFEITGHYRFKPA